In a genomic window of Flavobacterium sp. KACC 22761:
- the tnpA gene encoding IS200/IS605 family transposase: MATELRKGSHTVSRLTCHVVWVTKYRFKVLKGDIQKRCRELLIQICEAEGIEILKGVVSADHVHMHIEYAPKQNVSSILKSFKGRTSRKLQMEFPELHARYWGQHFWASGYGVWSTGNITDEMVNEYLEHHRRKDNDDDSNFILE, translated from the coding sequence ATGGCTACAGAATTAAGAAAAGGTTCGCACACAGTAAGCAGATTAACATGTCATGTTGTTTGGGTTACGAAATATAGGTTTAAGGTTTTGAAAGGTGATATCCAAAAGCGCTGTCGTGAACTTTTGATACAAATATGCGAAGCGGAAGGGATAGAAATTTTGAAAGGAGTTGTGAGCGCAGATCACGTTCACATGCATATTGAGTATGCGCCAAAGCAAAATGTAAGTTCAATTTTAAAAAGTTTCAAAGGTCGTACTTCAAGGAAATTGCAAATGGAGTTTCCAGAACTTCACGCACGTTACTGGGGACAACATTTTTGGGCAAGTGGTTATGGAGTTTGGAGTACAGGAAATATAACTGATGAAATGGTAAATGAATATCTGGAGCATCATAGAAGGAAAGATAATGATGATGATTCAAATTTCATTCTTGAATGA
- a CDS encoding GNAT family protein — translation MSKISNFSFSDHIILEDDFVLLRPLQESDVENLLEISINEPETWKYSLVGAEGKENLINYIQLAIKARDAKKEFPFIVFDKKTQKYAGSTRFYDINLEFQTLQLGYTWYGSAFRGTGLNKHCKFLLFQFAFETLGMERVELRADNNNERSIAAMKSIGCKVEGVLRSNMPTRDSSVRRDSIVLSILKNEWFDEVKENLKRKL, via the coding sequence ATGAGTAAAATATCAAATTTCAGTTTCTCAGACCATATAATTTTAGAAGATGATTTCGTTTTATTGCGTCCGCTTCAAGAATCAGATGTCGAAAATCTATTAGAAATTTCAATCAACGAGCCAGAAACTTGGAAATATTCTTTAGTTGGTGCCGAAGGAAAAGAAAATTTGATCAATTACATTCAATTGGCGATAAAAGCAAGAGACGCCAAAAAAGAATTTCCATTTATCGTTTTCGACAAAAAAACTCAAAAATACGCAGGTTCTACGCGATTTTACGACATTAATCTTGAATTTCAAACCTTACAATTAGGTTACACTTGGTACGGATCGGCATTTAGGGGTACCGGACTAAACAAACACTGTAAATTTCTTTTGTTCCAATTTGCCTTTGAAACCTTAGGGATGGAACGTGTGGAACTTCGTGCCGACAATAACAATGAGCGCAGTATTGCTGCAATGAAAAGCATTGGTTGTAAAGTTGAAGGCGTTTTGAGAAGCAATATGCCAACAAGAGACAGCAGTGTTCGTCGTGATTCTATTGTTTTAAGCATCCTCAAAAACGAATGGTTTGATGAGGTAAAAGAAAATTTAAAGCGAAAGCTTTAA
- a CDS encoding GH92 family glycosyl hydrolase: MNRIHCKSLLFGFSFLMFAFSAAAQKKTTEKRNLIQYVDPMIGTAKMGHTYPGATVPFGSVQLSPETDTIAYGLNGKYNGEVYKYCAGYQYEDKTIVGFSHTHFSGTGHSDLGDFLIMPTTGKLQLNPGVASKPLSGYRSAFSHTTEKAEPAYYSVFLEDHKIKAELTATTRVGMHQYTFPKANDAHIILDLTSGIYNYDKKNVWTFVRVENDTLITGYRQTNGWARTRTVYFAMSFSKPIKSYGQAAQEKSVYRGFWGRFDQTKNFPEMAGQNLKLFFDFDTAEGEKIKIKMALSPVSSAGALENMKKEVPGWDFEKVKKQSQEIWNNELNKIQIETIQKEDYVNFYTAMYHAFLGPTEYMDLDRNYKGLDMNVHKAENFKNYTSYSLWDTYRALHPFFNIIQPTRNADMVCSMLAHSDQSVHKMLPIWSHYANENWCMIGYHSVSVVADAIVKGNISFDAEKALQACVNTAKVPYYDGLEYYMKMGYVPEDKNGSSVSKTLEYAYDDWTIAQAAKKLGKTDIYNEFIERSKNYKNVYDEKTGFMRPKLIDGTFKKEFDPLDTHGQGFIEGNSWNYSLYVPQDPAAMIKLMGGNDKFGVRLDSLFNMHLPDKYFENTEDITRDGIIGNYVHGNEPSHHVVYLYNWTNSPWKAQDKIRMILKKMYRNGADGLGGNDDFGQMSAWYIFSSLGFYPVAPGSDEYALGSPLVKNAVFNLENGKNFEVETVNQSDKNVFVSKVLLNGKELDKPFLKHADVMNGGKITFYMSNKPNKKNYQN; encoded by the coding sequence ATGAATAGAATACACTGCAAAAGCCTTCTTTTTGGATTTTCATTTTTGATGTTTGCATTTAGTGCAGCGGCACAAAAAAAGACTACTGAAAAACGAAATCTAATTCAATATGTTGATCCAATGATTGGTACTGCCAAAATGGGACATACGTATCCTGGTGCCACAGTGCCTTTTGGAAGTGTTCAGCTGAGTCCAGAAACTGATACAATTGCATATGGCTTAAATGGGAAATATAATGGTGAAGTATATAAATATTGTGCTGGATACCAATACGAAGACAAAACAATTGTGGGCTTTAGCCACACACATTTTAGCGGAACCGGACATTCCGATTTAGGTGATTTTTTGATAATGCCAACAACGGGAAAACTGCAATTGAATCCAGGAGTAGCTTCAAAACCTTTATCAGGTTATCGATCTGCATTTTCTCATACGACAGAAAAAGCAGAACCAGCCTATTACAGCGTTTTTTTAGAGGATCATAAAATCAAAGCCGAATTGACAGCAACAACCAGAGTAGGCATGCATCAATATACTTTTCCAAAGGCAAATGATGCACATATCATTTTAGATTTGACTTCGGGAATTTATAATTATGACAAAAAGAATGTTTGGACATTTGTTCGTGTAGAAAATGATACTTTAATTACAGGTTATCGCCAGACAAACGGCTGGGCGAGAACCAGAACCGTTTATTTTGCGATGTCTTTCAGCAAACCAATCAAAAGTTACGGACAAGCGGCTCAAGAAAAAAGTGTTTACCGAGGTTTTTGGGGAAGATTTGATCAAACAAAAAACTTCCCAGAAATGGCAGGACAAAATTTAAAATTGTTCTTTGATTTTGATACTGCCGAAGGTGAAAAAATCAAAATTAAAATGGCATTGTCGCCTGTAAGTTCAGCTGGGGCATTGGAAAACATGAAAAAAGAAGTTCCAGGTTGGGATTTCGAAAAAGTAAAAAAGCAAAGCCAGGAAATTTGGAACAATGAATTAAACAAAATTCAGATTGAGACTATTCAAAAAGAAGATTATGTGAATTTCTACACTGCGATGTATCATGCTTTTTTAGGTCCAACAGAATATATGGATCTTGACAGAAATTATAAGGGCTTGGATATGAACGTTCATAAAGCTGAAAATTTTAAAAACTATACCAGTTATTCTTTGTGGGATACATACAGAGCTTTGCATCCTTTTTTTAATATCATTCAGCCAACTCGAAATGCTGATATGGTATGTTCAATGTTGGCGCATTCCGATCAAAGTGTACACAAAATGCTTCCGATTTGGTCACATTATGCTAATGAAAATTGGTGCATGATTGGTTATCATTCGGTTTCTGTGGTTGCCGATGCAATTGTAAAAGGAAATATAAGTTTTGATGCCGAAAAAGCGCTTCAGGCATGCGTGAATACCGCAAAAGTTCCTTATTATGACGGATTGGAATATTATATGAAAATGGGTTATGTTCCTGAAGATAAAAATGGTTCTTCGGTTTCAAAAACATTAGAATATGCTTATGATGATTGGACAATTGCTCAAGCAGCGAAGAAATTAGGAAAGACCGACATATATAATGAATTCATTGAAAGATCGAAGAATTATAAAAATGTTTATGATGAAAAAACAGGATTCATGCGTCCAAAATTAATTGACGGAACTTTCAAAAAAGAATTTGACCCACTAGATACGCACGGGCAAGGTTTTATTGAAGGAAATTCATGGAATTACAGTTTATATGTGCCGCAAGATCCTGCTGCAATGATTAAGTTGATGGGCGGAAACGACAAATTTGGCGTTCGTTTGGATTCATTATTCAATATGCATTTGCCTGATAAATATTTCGAAAATACCGAAGATATCACAAGAGACGGAATTATTGGAAATTATGTACATGGAAATGAGCCTTCGCACCATGTTGTGTATTTATACAATTGGACAAATTCGCCTTGGAAAGCACAAGACAAAATCAGAATGATTTTGAAAAAAATGTATCGAAATGGAGCTGATGGTTTAGGAGGAAATGATGATTTTGGACAAATGAGCGCTTGGTATATTTTTAGCAGTTTAGGTTTTTATCCTGTTGCGCCAGGTTCAGACGAATATGCATTAGGAAGTCCATTAGTAAAAAATGCAGTTTTCAATTTAGAAAACGGAAAAAATTTCGAAGTTGAAACCGTAAATCAATCTGATAAAAATGTATTTGTTAGTAAAGTTTTATTGAATGGGAAAGAATTGGATAAACCATTTTTAAAGCATGCTGATGTTATGAATGGAGGAAAAATTACTTTTTATATGAGCAACAAGCCGAATAAGAAGAATTATCAAAATTAA
- a CDS encoding peptidase M61 codes for MRKIIYTLALAVTFWSCKTGSTSGDAKSKTVDVNINLVDVKDDKVLVTVTPPAIKTDEVIYSIPKTVPGTYSTDNYGKYSDGFKAFDAKGNELTVKRIDDNSWSISNAKSLKKITYLVGDTFDTEKGTGFGNDDVFSPAGTNINAGVNFMVNTHGFVGYFQDKLDVPYKVTITHPETLWGATSMTDTDDSKTSDVFTTPRYAVLVENPIMYSKPDYTTFNVNGMDILIAVYSPTGKFTAESITPEMKTMMTAQKNFLGKINSTKKYTVLLYLSSLAKDDAHGFGALEHPTATTVVLPESMPKEKLVESMKDVVSHEFFHIVTPLTIHSKEIQYFDYNAPKMSEHLWMYEGVTEYFANLFQINQGLIDEAEFYTRIADKIEQAKGLNDTMSFTVMSKNVLEQPYKDQYLNVYQKGALIGMCIDIIIREKSNGERGILDLMHKLSNEYGIEKPFNDDELFAKITQLTYPEVGEFLNKYVAGTTPIPYDFYLAKVGVTKANEKKAGPVFLKGQTPYITVDKQTKEIAVRSDIEPNEFFKNLNLKGGDILVSINDKPYSLANIYDLIGESENWKENDPITVKIKRAGKEETIKGTVKLPYEESETFKATDASKEKLKNAWLKG; via the coding sequence ATGAGAAAAATAATTTACACCTTAGCTCTTGCTGTAACATTTTGGAGCTGTAAAACGGGAAGCACATCTGGAGATGCAAAAAGCAAAACTGTTGATGTCAACATTAATCTTGTAGATGTTAAAGACGACAAAGTCTTGGTAACTGTAACACCTCCGGCAATTAAAACGGATGAAGTAATTTACAGTATCCCAAAAACAGTTCCTGGAACTTATTCAACAGATAATTATGGTAAATATTCTGATGGTTTTAAAGCTTTTGATGCCAAAGGAAATGAGCTGACTGTAAAAAGAATTGACGATAATTCTTGGTCAATTTCGAATGCAAAATCACTTAAAAAAATCACTTATTTAGTTGGAGATACTTTCGATACTGAAAAAGGAACTGGATTTGGAAATGACGATGTGTTTTCGCCAGCCGGAACAAACATTAATGCAGGTGTCAACTTTATGGTCAACACGCATGGTTTTGTAGGTTATTTTCAAGACAAGTTAGATGTTCCTTACAAAGTTACCATCACGCATCCTGAAACACTTTGGGGAGCAACTTCAATGACTGATACAGACGACAGCAAGACAAGCGACGTTTTTACAACGCCTCGTTATGCCGTTTTAGTTGAAAATCCAATTATGTATTCTAAACCAGATTACACTACTTTCAATGTAAACGGAATGGATATCTTGATTGCCGTTTATTCTCCAACTGGAAAATTTACTGCTGAAAGCATTACGCCAGAAATGAAAACCATGATGACGGCGCAGAAAAACTTTTTAGGAAAAATCAATTCGACTAAAAAATATACCGTTTTATTATACTTATCAAGTCTTGCAAAAGATGATGCACATGGTTTTGGTGCTTTGGAACATCCAACAGCAACAACAGTTGTTTTACCAGAATCTATGCCGAAGGAAAAACTGGTAGAATCAATGAAAGATGTGGTTTCGCATGAGTTTTTCCATATTGTAACGCCATTGACGATTCACTCAAAGGAAATCCAGTATTTTGATTATAATGCGCCAAAAATGTCTGAGCATTTATGGATGTACGAAGGTGTAACGGAATATTTTGCAAACCTTTTCCAAATCAACCAAGGTTTGATCGATGAAGCAGAATTTTATACTAGAATTGCCGATAAAATCGAACAAGCAAAAGGTCTAAATGATACAATGTCATTCACGGTAATGAGTAAAAATGTATTGGAACAGCCTTATAAAGATCAATATTTGAATGTATATCAAAAAGGCGCATTAATTGGAATGTGTATCGATATCATCATTAGAGAAAAAAGCAACGGAGAAAGAGGAATTCTTGATTTAATGCATAAATTATCAAACGAATATGGCATTGAAAAACCATTTAACGATGATGAGCTTTTTGCTAAAATCACACAATTGACTTATCCTGAAGTTGGTGAATTCTTAAACAAATATGTAGCAGGAACTACACCAATTCCTTACGATTTTTACTTAGCTAAAGTTGGTGTTACAAAAGCAAATGAGAAAAAAGCAGGGCCAGTATTCTTGAAAGGACAAACGCCTTATATTACTGTTGATAAACAAACGAAAGAAATTGCTGTCCGTTCTGATATTGAACCAAATGAGTTTTTCAAAAATCTTAATTTAAAAGGTGGCGATATTTTGGTTTCTATAAACGATAAACCTTATTCACTTGCTAATATTTATGATTTAATTGGAGAAAGTGAAAATTGGAAAGAAAATGATCCAATTACTGTAAAAATTAAACGTGCGGGCAAAGAAGAAACTATAAAAGGCACTGTTAAATTGCCATATGAAGAATCTGAAACTTTTAAAGCTACTGATGCTTCAAAAGAGAAACTTAAAAATGCATGGTTGAAAGGATAA
- a CDS encoding DUF2805 domain-containing protein, giving the protein MKKSSRKELNWEQTERLVSLALEEKNPFEIIKKEFGLAEKEVLEIMKKKMPLEKFEMWKKKAIANKPKPKPVKIDDFDEDLDGKYYIKNKLD; this is encoded by the coding sequence ATGAAAAAGAGTAGCCGCAAAGAATTGAATTGGGAACAAACAGAAAGACTTGTTTCGTTAGCTTTAGAAGAAAAAAATCCATTTGAAATTATAAAAAAAGAATTTGGATTAGCAGAAAAGGAAGTTCTGGAAATCATGAAGAAGAAAATGCCTCTTGAAAAATTTGAGATGTGGAAAAAGAAGGCAATAGCAAATAAGCCAAAACCAAAACCAGTCAAAATTGATGACTTCGACGAAGACTTGGACGGAAAATATTACATAAAGAACAAACTAGACTAA
- a CDS encoding sterol desaturase family protein, with protein MNTIIDYFSTIPSSHRSLILIGGITIFWLIENTFPLFQMQYKKWHHAGINIFFTLTTIIVNFVLAFILIKTAAWTTENHFGILEWLPEIPIWLYTIIGLLLLDLIGAYLAHYVQHKVKFLWRFHLIHHTDTWIDTTSANRHHPGESVIRFIFTTMGVLIVGSPMWMVFLYQSLSVIGSQFNHANISLPEKLDVFLSYFIVSPNMHKVHHHYVLPYTDSNYGNIFSIWDRLFGTFTTLPKDQLIYGVDTHMSPEEHNKLGNLLQIPFQKSRSIKNS; from the coding sequence ATGAATACTATAATTGATTATTTCAGTACAATTCCATCTTCACACCGAAGCTTAATTTTGATTGGAGGCATTACTATTTTTTGGTTGATTGAAAATACTTTTCCGCTTTTTCAAATGCAATACAAAAAATGGCATCATGCAGGAATCAATATTTTTTTTACGCTGACTACTATAATTGTCAATTTTGTTTTGGCATTTATTTTAATCAAAACCGCGGCTTGGACAACTGAAAATCATTTTGGAATTCTCGAATGGCTTCCCGAAATTCCAATTTGGCTTTACACGATAATCGGTTTGCTTTTACTAGATTTGATTGGCGCCTATTTAGCGCATTATGTCCAACATAAAGTAAAGTTCTTATGGCGTTTTCATTTGATTCATCATACCGATACTTGGATTGATACAACTTCGGCAAATAGACATCATCCTGGCGAAAGCGTAATTCGATTTATTTTTACCACTATGGGCGTTTTGATTGTTGGAAGCCCAATGTGGATGGTATTTCTGTATCAATCATTATCCGTAATAGGTTCTCAGTTTAATCATGCTAATATTTCGCTTCCTGAAAAGCTTGATGTTTTTCTGAGTTATTTTATTGTTTCGCCAAATATGCATAAGGTACATCATCATTATGTACTTCCTTATACTGATAGCAATTATGGAAATATTTTTTCCATTTGGGATCGTCTTTTTGGAACTTTTACAACTTTGCCAAAAGACCAGTTAATTTACGGAGTAGATACCCATATGAGCCCTGAGGAACACAACAAATTGGGAAATTTATTGCAAATACCCTTTCAAAAATCGAGATCGATAAAAAACAGTTAA
- a CDS encoding GlsB/YeaQ/YmgE family stress response membrane protein yields MEFLYFLLIGAISGWLAGQIWKGAGFGLIGNIIVGIIGGFVGGWIAGKLGIGGGGLLWQILIAVGGAWVLLFIISLIKKA; encoded by the coding sequence ATGGAATTTTTATATTTCTTGCTTATTGGTGCAATTTCAGGATGGCTTGCGGGCCAAATTTGGAAAGGCGCAGGTTTTGGCCTAATTGGCAATATTATCGTCGGAATTATTGGTGGTTTTGTTGGCGGATGGATCGCTGGAAAACTTGGTATTGGTGGTGGCGGACTACTTTGGCAAATATTGATTGCTGTGGGAGGTGCGTGGGTATTGCTTTTTATTATCAGCCTAATCAAAAAAGCGTAA
- the aqpZ gene encoding aquaporin Z has translation MKKLFAEFFGTFWLVFGGCGSAIFAAGIPDLGIGFAGVALAFGLTVLTMAYAVGHISGGHFNPAVSFGLWAGGRFSAKDLVPYIVAQCVGAIAAAGTLYTIASGKAGFVIDNTKAGAFASNGFGAFSPDGYSLQACFIAEFVLTLFFLLVILGATDKFANGRFAGIAIGLALTLIHLISIPITNTSVNPARSLSQAIFVGGEPLSQVWLFWVAPILGAIVAGFIYKNLLQNQAEA, from the coding sequence ATGAAAAAATTATTTGCAGAGTTTTTTGGAACTTTTTGGTTAGTTTTTGGAGGTTGCGGAAGCGCCATTTTTGCAGCAGGAATTCCTGATTTAGGAATCGGATTTGCTGGTGTTGCTTTAGCATTTGGTTTAACAGTTCTAACAATGGCGTATGCTGTTGGGCACATTTCTGGCGGACATTTTAATCCCGCAGTTTCATTTGGATTATGGGCCGGCGGAAGGTTTTCAGCTAAAGATCTTGTTCCGTACATCGTGGCACAATGTGTTGGAGCAATTGCAGCGGCAGGAACTTTGTACACAATTGCTTCCGGGAAAGCAGGTTTCGTAATTGACAATACTAAAGCTGGGGCATTTGCATCAAACGGTTTTGGAGCTTTTTCTCCTGATGGTTATTCTTTGCAAGCTTGTTTTATAGCTGAATTTGTATTGACTTTATTTTTCCTATTAGTGATTTTGGGCGCAACAGATAAATTCGCTAACGGAAGATTTGCTGGAATTGCAATTGGTTTAGCTTTGACTTTAATCCATTTAATTAGCATTCCAATCACAAATACTTCTGTAAATCCTGCAAGATCTTTATCTCAAGCCATTTTTGTTGGAGGTGAGCCATTATCTCAAGTTTGGTTATTTTGGGTGGCGCCAATTCTAGGTGCAATCGTAGCCGGATTTATCTATAAAAACTTGCTGCAAAATCAAGCTGAAGCCTAA
- a CDS encoding DoxX family protein, whose amino-acid sequence MKQPWHLYLMASLYILAGINHFRKPGMYIKIIPPFFKKPKLINNLSGIAEIILGILLLLSFTKNFAAWGIIALLIAVFPANLYMYQNKKASFSLPKWILFVRLPLQIVLILWAYQYTL is encoded by the coding sequence ATGAAACAACCTTGGCATTTATATTTAATGGCTTCTTTATATATACTTGCTGGTATCAATCATTTCAGGAAACCGGGAATGTATATTAAAATCATTCCTCCTTTTTTTAAAAAACCCAAATTAATAAATAATTTAAGTGGAATTGCCGAAATCATTCTAGGCATACTCCTATTGCTTTCTTTTACCAAAAATTTTGCCGCATGGGGAATTATTGCATTGCTAATTGCTGTATTTCCTGCGAATTTATACATGTACCAAAATAAAAAAGCAAGTTTTAGTTTACCAAAATGGATTTTATTTGTACGTTTGCCCTTACAAATTGTTTTGATTTTATGGGCGTACCAATATACCCTTTAA
- a CDS encoding DMT family transporter codes for MSQNNVLKGVFLVALGATTYGMLATFVKMAYSEGYTTAEVTTSQFVLGIIGILIINTFQKIKNKGTAVKASSKNIASLMLAGTSLGMTSLFYYLAVKYIPVSIGIVLLMQTVWMGVLLEMILEKKLPSKQKVIAVFIVLIGTALATNLIHADFKLDWRGIVWGLLAAASFTTTMFTANRVATEISSAQRSLYMLLGGAVIVFSFAFATQVGAFNLAIFMKWGIVLSLFGTIIPPMLMNAGFPLTGIGLGSIVSALELPVSVTMAFILLNEKVIFLQWIGIALIILAIIIMNVNFKAKK; via the coding sequence ATGTCACAAAACAATGTATTAAAAGGAGTTTTTTTAGTTGCTTTAGGAGCTACAACTTACGGAATGTTAGCCACTTTTGTAAAAATGGCCTATTCTGAAGGATATACAACTGCCGAAGTAACCACTTCACAATTTGTTTTGGGAATAATTGGAATACTGATCATCAACACATTTCAGAAAATAAAAAATAAAGGAACTGCGGTTAAAGCTTCTTCTAAAAATATTGCCAGCTTAATGCTTGCCGGAACATCATTAGGAATGACAAGTTTGTTCTATTACTTAGCTGTAAAATACATTCCTGTTTCAATTGGAATTGTTTTATTAATGCAAACGGTCTGGATGGGAGTTTTGCTTGAAATGATTTTAGAAAAAAAATTGCCTTCAAAACAAAAAGTAATTGCTGTTTTTATTGTGCTAATTGGAACTGCTTTGGCTACAAATCTTATTCACGCCGATTTTAAACTCGATTGGAGAGGAATTGTTTGGGGACTTTTGGCGGCAGCATCTTTTACCACTACTATGTTTACTGCAAATCGTGTCGCTACTGAAATTTCTTCGGCACAACGAAGCCTTTATATGCTTTTAGGTGGAGCTGTCATTGTCTTTTCTTTTGCTTTTGCAACTCAAGTGGGCGCATTTAATTTGGCAATTTTCATGAAATGGGGAATTGTGTTGTCTTTATTTGGCACCATCATTCCTCCTATGCTTATGAATGCAGGTTTTCCACTAACCGGAATTGGTTTAGGAAGTATTGTTTCTGCACTTGAACTTCCTGTATCGGTAACAATGGCTTTTATTCTTTTAAACGAAAAAGTAATCTTTTTACAATGGATCGGAATTGCTTTAATCATTCTTGCCATAATTATTATGAATGTAAATTTCAAGGCAAAAAAGTAA
- a CDS encoding peptidylprolyl isomerase — MKFKFLLLFCLALVNLQAQTTKKTVAKPKAPQSKVAPAKPAATAKPAVPEDPNNGIFATISTSKGDIVVSLEYVKAPVTVANFISLAEGNNPNVKVERLKGKPFYDGLKFHRVINDFMIQGGDPDGNGTGGPGYSFKDEFTEELKFDKGGILAMANSGPATNGSQFFITHKDTPWLNGKHTIFGHVVSGMDNVNKIVQDDIMTKITISRKGDAAKKFDAVKVLADDVKKEEAKKLEAQKVIAQKAAYFAATKAKATTTASGLKYVITQKGSGVKGAEGSTIYFHYAGYFEDGNLFDSSIAAVAKAYGKYDPNRDAGGGYKAFPFAVGKKDGMIPGFIEALDMMTDGEKAIFFLPSNLAYGERGAGGVIPPNATLIFEIETYKNQPVK, encoded by the coding sequence ATGAAATTTAAATTTCTATTATTATTCTGTTTGGCTTTAGTAAACCTACAAGCCCAAACAACAAAAAAAACGGTAGCAAAGCCAAAAGCGCCTCAATCAAAAGTCGCTCCAGCAAAACCAGCTGCAACAGCAAAACCAGCTGTTCCTGAAGACCCAAACAATGGTATTTTTGCAACAATTTCGACTTCAAAAGGCGATATTGTTGTTTCTTTAGAATATGTAAAAGCTCCAGTTACTGTGGCTAACTTTATTTCATTGGCAGAAGGAAACAATCCTAATGTAAAAGTGGAAAGATTAAAAGGAAAACCATTTTATGATGGTTTGAAATTCCATAGAGTAATTAACGATTTCATGATTCAAGGTGGAGATCCAGACGGAAATGGTACTGGCGGTCCCGGATATTCATTTAAAGATGAATTTACCGAAGAATTGAAATTTGACAAAGGCGGTATTCTTGCAATGGCAAATTCTGGCCCAGCAACTAACGGAAGCCAATTTTTCATTACACACAAAGACACGCCTTGGTTAAACGGAAAACATACTATTTTTGGCCATGTAGTTTCAGGAATGGACAATGTAAATAAAATTGTTCAAGACGATATCATGACAAAAATTACGATTTCACGCAAAGGAGATGCAGCTAAAAAATTTGACGCAGTAAAAGTTCTGGCAGATGACGTAAAAAAAGAAGAAGCTAAAAAGCTAGAAGCGCAAAAAGTAATTGCTCAAAAAGCGGCTTATTTTGCAGCAACAAAAGCTAAAGCAACTACAACAGCATCTGGTTTAAAATATGTAATTACTCAAAAAGGATCTGGTGTAAAAGGTGCTGAAGGATCAACAATTTATTTCCACTATGCTGGTTATTTTGAAGACGGAAATCTTTTTGACAGCAGTATAGCAGCTGTTGCTAAAGCATATGGAAAATATGATCCAAATAGAGATGCGGGTGGAGGATATAAAGCTTTTCCTTTTGCAGTTGGCAAAAAAGACGGAATGATTCCTGGATTTATTGAGGCATTAGATATGATGACAGATGGCGAAAAAGCAATTTTCTTCCTTCCTTCAAATTTAGCTTACGGAGAAAGAGGTGCCGGAGGTGTAATTCCGCCAAATGCAACCTTAATTTTCGAAATCGAAACTTATAAAAATCAGCCGGTTAAATAA